A section of the Deinococcus taeanensis genome encodes:
- a CDS encoding 2-phosphoglycerate kinase: MTQPELRIGSPRHAFPFSRGLLVESLVNAGASSPLAAAVSRRVEQQLRLARRTLVSAAELKALMVEVARDVAGPEVAQRAEQQIPAFQDIMVSARKGDLPFSRGVLARTLEDAGLSGKDAYATASVVDVRLRQQGVTTLTAEEIDNLTEDALAQRYGEHLRLTYRYLRQNRGKLGVIGEGASVPSPFSKGILVQSLLAAGVTPDVARKVARVTQRDLRGSDDRVIARHTIRLKVEALLRDEVGPDVSARYRLLRVIRRPPRPVIVLLGGVSGTGKSFLAAEIAYRLGIARVVSTDSIREVMRAMVSPALLPTLHASTFNAWEALLPPGAPRPEHPSREALLAGFRDQVQQVNVGLSAVVERSVQEGSSLVLEGVHLVPGYIRADAAQGAIVVPILVTLPDPDEHRKHFQSRDTETAASRPLHRYMAYFREIRAMQDELEALARAQNVPLLDGLTLDESAEQAVDVVLRRVMVALTAEEKQNLLGDDYAELNLDSGR, from the coding sequence GTGACGCAGCCCGAGCTGCGGATCGGCTCGCCCCGCCACGCCTTTCCGTTCAGCCGCGGCCTGCTCGTCGAGTCTCTCGTGAATGCCGGCGCCAGCTCACCGCTGGCGGCGGCCGTGTCACGCCGCGTGGAGCAGCAGCTGCGCCTGGCGCGGCGCACCCTGGTCAGCGCAGCCGAACTGAAAGCCCTGATGGTGGAAGTGGCCCGCGACGTGGCCGGGCCGGAGGTGGCGCAGCGCGCCGAGCAGCAGATTCCCGCCTTCCAGGACATCATGGTCAGTGCCCGCAAGGGCGACCTGCCGTTCAGCCGCGGCGTACTGGCCCGCACGCTTGAGGACGCCGGGCTGTCCGGCAAGGACGCCTACGCGACGGCCAGCGTCGTCGACGTGCGCCTGCGTCAGCAGGGGGTCACGACCCTCACCGCCGAGGAGATTGACAACCTCACCGAGGACGCCCTCGCCCAGCGCTACGGTGAGCACCTGCGCCTCACGTACCGGTACCTGCGGCAGAACCGCGGGAAGCTCGGCGTGATCGGCGAGGGCGCCAGCGTGCCCAGCCCGTTCAGCAAAGGCATCCTGGTGCAGTCCCTGCTGGCCGCCGGCGTCACGCCGGACGTGGCCCGCAAGGTCGCGCGCGTCACGCAGCGGGACCTGCGCGGCAGCGACGACCGCGTGATCGCGCGCCACACGATCCGCCTGAAGGTCGAGGCGCTGCTGCGCGACGAGGTCGGCCCGGACGTCAGCGCCCGCTACCGCCTGCTGCGCGTGATCCGCCGCCCGCCCCGCCCGGTGATTGTGCTGCTCGGCGGCGTGAGCGGCACCGGCAAGAGCTTCCTGGCCGCCGAGATCGCCTACCGGCTGGGCATCGCGCGGGTGGTCAGCACCGACTCCATCCGCGAGGTGATGCGCGCCATGGTCTCCCCCGCCCTGCTGCCCACCCTGCACGCCAGCACCTTCAACGCCTGGGAAGCGCTGCTGCCTCCCGGCGCGCCCCGCCCCGAACACCCCAGCCGGGAAGCGCTGCTCGCCGGGTTCCGCGATCAGGTGCAGCAGGTGAACGTGGGCCTGAGCGCCGTGGTGGAACGCAGCGTGCAGGAAGGCAGCAGCCTGGTGCTCGAAGGCGTGCACCTCGTGCCCGGCTACATCCGCGCGGACGCTGCGCAGGGCGCCATCGTGGTGCCCATCCTCGTGACCCTCCCCGACCCGGACGAGCACCGCAAGCACTTCCAGAGCCGCGACACCGAGACTGCCGCCAGCCGGCCCCTGCACCGCTACATGGCGTACTTCCGGGAGATCCGCGCCATGCAGGACGAACTTGAAGCTCTGGCCCGCGCACAGAACGTCCCCCTCCTCGACGGCCTGACGCTCGACGAGAGTGCCGAGCAGGCCGTGGACGTGGTGCTGCGCCGCGTCATGGTCGCCCTGACCGCCGAGGAAAAACAGAACCTCCTGGGCGACGACTACGCCGAACTGAACCTCGACAGCGGCCGCTAG
- a CDS encoding AAA family ATPase, whose translation MTTAARLSPEHASHAAALQAALTQLDRVILGKGRQIRLAVACLLARGHLLIEDQPGVGKTTLAQALARTCGLHFRRVQFTADLLPADLTGVSIWDAQTSAFRFMEGPVFSELLLADEINRATPRTQGALLEAMEERQVSEGGVTRPLPEPFFVIATQNPAAFVGTSPLPEAQLDRFLMTVTLGYPDPRAERQLLETGGRSSTVRDLGAVLNAGTLLGMQAEVDAVHAAAPLLDYLQLLARATREHPALMGGLSPRGLLALLAAARAWAYLHGRAMVLPDDVQAVFPALAIHRLTRRDPSVNVEEVVSRVLADIPIP comes from the coding sequence ATGACCACCGCCGCCCGCCTCTCGCCGGAGCACGCCAGCCACGCGGCGGCCCTCCAGGCGGCCCTCACGCAACTGGACCGGGTGATCCTGGGGAAGGGCCGGCAGATCCGGCTGGCCGTCGCGTGCCTCCTGGCGCGCGGCCACCTGCTCATCGAGGACCAGCCCGGCGTCGGCAAGACCACCCTGGCCCAGGCGCTGGCCCGCACGTGCGGCCTGCACTTCCGCCGGGTGCAGTTCACGGCCGACCTGCTTCCCGCCGACCTGACCGGCGTCTCCATCTGGGACGCCCAGACCAGCGCCTTCCGGTTCATGGAGGGCCCGGTGTTCAGTGAACTGCTGCTCGCCGACGAGATCAACCGCGCCACGCCCCGCACGCAGGGCGCGCTGCTGGAAGCCATGGAGGAACGTCAGGTGTCCGAGGGCGGCGTGACCCGCCCGCTGCCCGAACCGTTCTTCGTGATCGCCACGCAGAACCCCGCGGCGTTCGTGGGCACCAGTCCCCTGCCCGAAGCGCAGCTCGACCGCTTCCTGATGACCGTCACGCTGGGCTACCCGGACCCGCGCGCCGAACGGCAACTGCTGGAAACCGGGGGCCGCAGCAGCACCGTGCGCGACCTGGGCGCCGTCCTGAACGCTGGCACGCTGCTGGGCATGCAGGCCGAGGTGGACGCCGTGCACGCCGCCGCGCCCCTGTTGGACTACCTGCAGCTGCTGGCGCGCGCCACCCGCGAGCATCCCGCCCTGATGGGCGGACTCAGCCCACGTGGGCTGCTGGCCCTGCTGGCCGCCGCGCGCGCCTGGGCGTACCTGCACGGGCGTGCCATGGTTCTCCCGGACGACGTGCAGGCAGTGTTCCCGGCGCTGGCCATCCACCGCCTGACCCGGCGCGACCCGTCCGTGAACGTGGAGGAGGTCGTCAGCCGTGTCCTGGCGGACATCCCGATCCCCTGA
- a CDS encoding pyroglutamyl-peptidase I produces the protein MPTLLLTGFEPFHTHPVNPSALSTEALHGQQVGSLTVEGTLLPVEPHAACARLSSLLAALEPDAVLLTGLAAGRPQVTLERVAVNVMDFSIPDNAGQVYRDAPIAPDGPEAYLSTLPLRSVLGAWRAAGIPGDISNTAGLYVCNAVMYHARHVLTRAGRGNVPCGFLHLPASAPVALAVPEDRTALPYLPQEELTRAVRVAAQAVAEARQGHGTADR, from the coding sequence ATGCCGACCCTGCTTCTTACTGGTTTTGAACCCTTTCATACGCATCCGGTCAACCCAAGTGCCCTCAGTACGGAAGCGCTGCACGGGCAGCAGGTGGGGTCCCTGACGGTGGAGGGCACGCTGCTGCCCGTCGAGCCACACGCGGCCTGTGCCCGCCTCAGCAGTCTTCTGGCTGCCCTTGAGCCGGACGCAGTGCTGCTCACCGGACTGGCAGCCGGACGGCCCCAGGTGACGCTGGAACGCGTCGCGGTGAATGTCATGGATTTCAGCATTCCGGACAATGCCGGGCAGGTGTACCGCGACGCTCCCATCGCGCCGGACGGACCGGAGGCGTACCTGAGCACCCTGCCGCTGCGGTCAGTGCTGGGGGCGTGGCGGGCGGCGGGTATCCCGGGCGACATCAGCAACACCGCGGGGCTGTACGTGTGCAACGCCGTGATGTACCACGCGCGGCACGTTCTGACGCGTGCGGGGCGGGGGAACGTGCCTTGCGGCTTCCTGCATCTGCCCGCCAGTGCGCCGGTCGCCCTGGCGGTGCCTGAGGACCGGACGGCGCTGCCGTACCTGCCGCAGGAGGAACTGACGCGCGCAGTGCGCGTGGCGGCCCAGGCAGTTGCAGAGGCCCGGCAGGGTCACGGAACAGCCGACCGCTGA
- a CDS encoding PaaI family thioesterase translates to MTQTTPLPAFAADTVKQALHAIPMNATVGVQITDVGAGWATGAAPDTAPFRNHLGTIHAGVQFLLAEAVSGAAFAGAFAAQLHQAVPLIEKLETHYVSRAAGNLTARAETADPAALSAAHAEYARDGRARLVLNVTVQDAEGKDVMRAVAHWYLRARPQAL, encoded by the coding sequence ATGACCCAGACCACCCCCCTGCCCGCCTTCGCCGCCGACACCGTCAAACAGGCGCTGCACGCCATTCCCATGAACGCCACAGTCGGCGTGCAGATCACGGACGTGGGGGCCGGCTGGGCCACAGGCGCCGCGCCCGACACCGCGCCCTTCCGCAACCACCTGGGCACCATTCACGCCGGCGTGCAGTTCCTGCTGGCCGAAGCTGTCAGCGGCGCCGCCTTCGCCGGGGCGTTCGCCGCCCAGCTGCACCAGGCCGTGCCCCTCATCGAAAAACTCGAAACCCACTACGTCAGCCGCGCCGCAGGCAACCTGACCGCCCGCGCCGAAACGGCGGACCCCGCCGCCCTGTCTGCCGCGCACGCCGAGTACGCCCGTGACGGCCGCGCCCGCCTGGTCCTGAACGTCACCGTGCAGGACGCTGAAGGCAAGGACGTCATGCGCGCCGTCGCACACTGGTACCTGCGCGCCCGCCCCCAGGCCCTCTGA
- a CDS encoding DUF402 domain-containing protein produces the protein MKRKVFDLRPWPRVTAHTQTHLRVPGHVIVDYEAHAVLRPLDVPVPGHAGTQRVLDNGYRWVRVHPTGTGEGVPGSALTAQLNPAGRPVQFYVDLHGGEGVHESGLPWHDDLYLDVIAHPAGQDPWAVDATTVIDGDELEDAVQAGLVSPEVAAATWAHARRVEAELRTGTYPPLAVLRRYLEDPYT, from the coding sequence GTGAAACGCAAGGTGTTCGACCTGCGGCCCTGGCCGCGCGTCACGGCCCACACGCAGACGCACCTGCGCGTGCCGGGCCACGTGATCGTGGATTACGAGGCCCATGCGGTCCTGCGCCCGCTGGACGTGCCTGTGCCAGGGCACGCGGGCACGCAGCGCGTCCTGGACAACGGGTACCGCTGGGTGCGGGTGCATCCCACAGGCACTGGCGAGGGCGTGCCTGGCAGCGCCCTCACTGCGCAGCTGAACCCGGCGGGGCGGCCCGTGCAGTTCTACGTGGACCTGCACGGCGGGGAAGGCGTGCACGAGAGCGGCCTGCCCTGGCACGACGACCTGTACCTCGACGTGATTGCCCACCCGGCCGGGCAGGACCCCTGGGCGGTGGATGCCACGACCGTCATTGACGGCGACGAACTGGAAGACGCCGTGCAGGCGGGCCTCGTGAGTCCGGAGGTGGCCGCGGCCACCTGGGCACACGCCCGGCGGGTCGAGGCCGAGCTCCGGACGGGCACCTACCCGCCGCTTGCCGTGCTGCGCCGGTACCTGGAAGACCCTTACACCTGA
- a CDS encoding TetR/AcrR family transcriptional regulator, which translates to MDSTSLRERQKERRRARIYHVAIDLFKRGGFQTTTATDIARASNVSRGTFFNYYPYKEAVLLDYGSEVMNRLRDHAESRLHDGTPPLTVLYEVWDLLADENTRERDLFPPLAYEVMNPNPERARTAYQALPLSKVIELILRPMHQSGMMRTDLSLQRISNLIADTYLMVALRWSAYGTERPLQEEMRLALNLLLEGAVKRDGRP; encoded by the coding sequence ATGGATTCAACCTCGCTGCGCGAACGCCAGAAAGAACGCCGCCGCGCCCGCATCTATCACGTGGCCATTGACCTGTTCAAACGCGGCGGGTTCCAGACGACCACAGCGACAGACATCGCCCGCGCCAGCAACGTCTCCCGGGGCACCTTCTTCAACTACTACCCGTACAAGGAAGCGGTGCTGCTGGATTACGGCAGCGAGGTCATGAACCGCCTGCGCGACCACGCCGAGTCCCGCCTGCACGACGGCACGCCCCCCCTGACGGTCCTGTACGAGGTCTGGGACCTGCTGGCTGACGAGAACACCCGCGAACGCGACCTGTTCCCTCCCCTGGCCTACGAGGTCATGAACCCCAACCCGGAACGCGCCCGCACTGCGTACCAGGCCCTGCCCCTGAGCAAGGTGATTGAACTGATCCTGCGGCCCATGCACCAGTCCGGCATGATGCGCACAGACCTGAGCCTGCAGCGCATCAGCAACCTGATCGCCGATACGTACCTGATGGTCGCCCTGCGCTGGAGCGCCTACGGCACGGAACGCCCCCTGCAGGAGGAGATGCGCCTGGCCCTGAACCTGCTCCTCGAAGGCGCAGTCAAGCGCGACGGTCGTCCCTGA
- a CDS encoding transglutaminaseTgpA domain-containing protein, whose product MSWRTSRSPDAPPDRAAGLWPTGFGVAFLLLILLTLVGCVNYGLSLGYGLTFLLGGMWVLSAAQALRAARNVSVTVQAPPPVLAGADAPFSVAAAPGADGVLQVRLRGPGRAAQRSAPLRAGAPLTLTVPLPAPVRGPVTVKVTLHALDRLGLWRVTLPAPAPLTTLAHPVPESAPPSVPDRAAPDTGNGAARTRGDEDFAGLRPFTPGDSPRQVSWRHVARTGQLLTRETDAARGEAILLDWRDTHGDDETRLARLSAWVHALHAAGRPYALHLPGESVPAGRGEPHRLAVHNALALHAPLPVPPPAPSRSALSAALDRQALLWTLLALTLTLLPWVTRMPVWNTALVAALLGHTLLRGQPIRPGRVAVQPLPTWLLALLAVAGGAALNATYGTLLGRDAGTAFLTLLVALKTAETRTRRDGQLLVTLGLFLTSTQYFFSQGPLSAAFTVLAAAALLAAASTWVSPAPPLTWPRVGGRLGRVVRLMALATPLAAALFVLFPRPQQPLWQLPVQGQALTGLGSEVRAGSFTNLAQSDAVAFRADFQDAVPGPTDRYWRGPVLEAYDGEAWKQVRGSAAAPSIEATGAPITYALTLEPSGTPWLLALDAPVRVPDGAFISGAFQAVTLRFVTSRRRVELVSQPALLGRREDQNRLAFNQQLPHGQSPRALTLGQSWQALAPEARVQAALTFLRKGNYRYTLAPALLPEQDRVDAFLFGTREGFCEHYASAFAFLMRASGLSARVVTGYLGGEVNPDGGYLIIRQRDAHAWTEVWLPDRGWVRVDPTAEIAPARRNADVRTALSSPVAAAPRAPGTLERLRLRLDALQNRWNDLVVDYDGQAQAALLERAGLRGLGPGGLLWLLFPVTLATLLPAWFTLRRRARPADPASRALQDLTGRLRVPRAPGETPTAYVSRVTQTRPDLTAPLQAVLAAYHAARYAPGDPAPALRALKAAVRALPRR is encoded by the coding sequence GTGTCCTGGCGGACATCCCGATCCCCTGACGCTCCGCCGGACCGCGCCGCGGGCCTGTGGCCCACAGGGTTCGGGGTGGCGTTCCTGCTGCTGATCCTGCTGACCCTGGTCGGCTGCGTCAACTACGGCCTGAGCCTGGGCTACGGCCTGACTTTCCTGCTGGGCGGCATGTGGGTTCTGTCGGCCGCGCAGGCCCTGCGCGCCGCGCGGAACGTCAGCGTTACCGTGCAGGCCCCACCCCCCGTGCTGGCCGGTGCCGACGCCCCATTCAGCGTGGCTGCGGCCCCCGGTGCGGACGGGGTGCTGCAGGTCCGGCTGCGCGGCCCGGGCCGCGCCGCGCAGCGCAGCGCCCCCCTGCGCGCCGGCGCGCCCCTGACCCTCACGGTGCCTCTGCCCGCCCCGGTCCGCGGGCCCGTGACCGTGAAGGTCACGCTGCACGCCCTGGACCGGCTGGGCCTGTGGCGCGTGACCCTGCCCGCCCCCGCCCCGCTGACCACCCTGGCGCACCCCGTGCCGGAAAGCGCCCCCCCGTCGGTGCCGGACCGCGCCGCGCCGGACACCGGGAACGGCGCGGCCCGCACCCGTGGCGACGAGGATTTCGCCGGGCTGCGCCCATTCACCCCCGGCGACTCGCCGCGGCAGGTGTCGTGGCGGCACGTGGCCCGCACCGGGCAGCTGCTCACCCGTGAAACCGACGCCGCCCGCGGCGAGGCCATCCTGCTTGACTGGCGTGATACGCACGGCGACGACGAAACCCGCCTGGCCCGCCTGAGTGCCTGGGTGCACGCGCTGCACGCCGCCGGACGCCCATACGCCCTGCACCTCCCCGGGGAGAGCGTGCCTGCCGGGCGAGGCGAACCTCACCGGCTGGCCGTGCACAACGCCCTGGCCCTGCACGCCCCTCTGCCGGTCCCGCCCCCAGCCCCATCTCGCTCTGCTCTCTCTGCCGCGCTGGACCGCCAAGCCCTGCTGTGGACCCTGCTGGCCCTGACGCTCACGCTGCTGCCCTGGGTCACGCGCATGCCGGTGTGGAACACCGCCCTGGTTGCCGCGCTGCTGGGCCACACCCTGCTGCGTGGGCAGCCCATCCGCCCCGGGCGGGTGGCAGTCCAGCCGCTTCCCACCTGGCTGCTGGCCCTGCTGGCCGTGGCCGGCGGGGCCGCCCTGAACGCCACGTACGGCACACTGCTGGGCCGCGACGCCGGCACGGCCTTCCTGACCCTGCTCGTCGCGCTGAAAACCGCCGAAACCCGCACCCGCCGGGACGGACAGCTGCTCGTCACGCTGGGCCTGTTTCTCACCAGCACCCAGTATTTCTTCAGCCAGGGGCCCCTCTCCGCCGCGTTCACCGTGCTGGCCGCCGCCGCACTCCTCGCGGCGGCCAGCACCTGGGTGAGCCCTGCGCCGCCCCTGACCTGGCCGCGCGTGGGAGGACGGCTGGGCCGCGTGGTCCGCCTGATGGCGCTGGCCACGCCGCTCGCCGCCGCGCTGTTCGTGCTGTTCCCGCGCCCCCAGCAGCCCCTGTGGCAACTGCCCGTGCAGGGCCAGGCGCTCACGGGCCTGGGCAGCGAGGTCCGCGCCGGGTCCTTCACGAACCTCGCGCAGAGTGATGCAGTGGCCTTCCGCGCCGACTTCCAGGACGCCGTGCCCGGCCCCACGGACCGCTACTGGCGCGGACCTGTCCTGGAAGCGTACGACGGTGAGGCCTGGAAGCAGGTGAGAGGCAGCGCCGCCGCACCCAGCATCGAGGCGACCGGCGCGCCGATCACGTACGCCCTGACCCTGGAACCCAGCGGCACGCCCTGGCTGCTGGCGCTTGATGCGCCCGTGCGCGTTCCGGACGGGGCCTTCATCAGCGGGGCCTTCCAGGCGGTCACGCTCCGCTTCGTCACCTCCCGGCGCCGCGTGGAACTCGTCAGCCAGCCCGCCCTGCTCGGCCGCCGCGAAGACCAGAACCGGCTGGCATTCAACCAGCAGCTGCCCCACGGCCAGAGCCCCCGCGCCCTGACCCTCGGGCAGTCCTGGCAGGCCCTGGCCCCGGAGGCCCGCGTGCAGGCCGCCCTCACCTTCCTGCGCAAAGGCAACTACCGCTACACCCTGGCCCCGGCCCTCCTGCCCGAACAGGACCGCGTGGACGCCTTCCTGTTCGGCACGCGCGAAGGATTCTGCGAACACTACGCCAGTGCGTTCGCCTTCCTGATGCGCGCCAGCGGCCTGAGCGCCCGCGTCGTCACCGGCTACCTGGGCGGCGAGGTGAACCCAGACGGCGGGTACCTGATCATCCGGCAGCGCGACGCCCACGCCTGGACCGAAGTGTGGCTGCCTGACCGCGGCTGGGTGCGCGTAGACCCCACCGCCGAAATCGCCCCTGCCCGTCGGAACGCGGACGTGCGCACCGCCCTGAGCAGCCCCGTTGCCGCCGCCCCCCGCGCACCCGGCACACTTGAACGCCTGCGCCTGCGGCTCGACGCCCTGCAGAACCGCTGGAACGACCTCGTCGTGGATTACGACGGACAGGCGCAGGCCGCGCTGCTCGAACGCGCCGGCCTGCGCGGTCTGGGCCCAGGAGGGCTGCTGTGGCTGCTGTTCCCCGTGACGCTCGCCACGCTGCTGCCGGCATGGTTCACGCTGCGCCGCCGCGCCCGCCCGGCCGACCCGGCCAGCCGCGCCCTGCAGGACCTGACCGGGCGGCTGCGCGTACCACGCGCCCCCGGTGAGACCCCCACTGCGTACGTCAGCCGGGTCACGCAGACCCGCCCCGACCTGACCGCTCCTCTTCAAGCTGTGCTGGCCGCCTACCACGCGGCGCGGTACGCTCCAGGCGACCCGGCACCCGCCCTGCGCGCCCTGAAGGCCGCCGTGCGGGCCCTGCCCCGCCGCTGA
- a CDS encoding VanZ family protein, which translates to MGVIWWLSGQPRTPGPPLAHPLDWAAHFLAYLALGFTLGRATGRPGAAWVVAAWFGALDEIHQAFVPPREAGVQDWLFDAAGAWLGARLATSRVPAPLEAPGVHVT; encoded by the coding sequence ATGGGTGTCATCTGGTGGCTCAGCGGGCAGCCCCGCACCCCCGGCCCACCCCTGGCGCACCCGCTGGACTGGGCGGCGCACTTCCTGGCGTACCTCGCGCTGGGCTTCACGCTGGGCCGCGCCACCGGCCGCCCGGGCGCCGCGTGGGTGGTCGCCGCGTGGTTCGGCGCGCTCGATGAAATTCATCAGGCCTTCGTGCCACCCCGGGAAGCGGGCGTGCAAGACTGGCTGTTCGACGCGGCCGGCGCGTGGCTGGGGGCACGCCTCGCCACGAGCCGCGTCCCGGCACCTCTGGAGGCGCCGGGCGTTCACGTGACCTGA
- the pdxH gene encoding pyridoxamine 5'-phosphate oxidase codes for MTDLTGLRLSYTRAELRRAALNADPLAQFQLWLNEAIAGGLREPYALSVATADAAGRPSVRTVLLRGATPHGLTFYTNYGSHKGRDLSGNPQAELLFHWAEHERQVRAYGPVVRVPPAESDAYFHARPRESQLAAHASDPQSAPVADRETLEATFAALHARFPEGAEVPRPAFWGGFRVQVQEWEFWQGRANRMHDRFRYRRDGHVWHIERLMP; via the coding sequence GTGACGGACCTGACTGGCCTGAGACTGTCGTACACCCGCGCGGAGTTGCGGCGCGCCGCCCTGAACGCTGACCCGCTGGCGCAGTTTCAGCTGTGGCTGAACGAGGCGATTGCCGGGGGCCTGCGTGAGCCGTACGCGCTGAGTGTCGCCACGGCGGACGCCGCGGGTCGACCGAGCGTGCGGACCGTGCTGCTGCGGGGCGCCACGCCGCACGGCCTGACGTTCTACACCAACTACGGATCGCACAAGGGCCGGGACCTGAGCGGCAACCCGCAGGCAGAGCTGCTGTTTCACTGGGCGGAGCATGAACGGCAGGTCCGGGCGTACGGGCCAGTGGTGCGCGTGCCGCCCGCGGAGAGTGACGCGTACTTTCACGCCCGGCCCCGGGAGAGTCAGCTCGCGGCGCATGCCAGTGATCCGCAGAGCGCGCCGGTGGCTGACCGGGAGACGCTGGAGGCCACCTTTGCCGCCTTGCACGCCCGGTTCCCGGAGGGGGCCGAGGTGCCCCGCCCGGCTTTCTGGGGGGGCTTCCGCGTGCAGGTGCAGGAGTGGGAGTTCTGGCAGGGGCGCGCCAACCGCATGCATGACCGCTTCCGGTACCGGCGTGACGGGCACGTCTGGCACATCGAGCGGCTGATGCCGTAG
- a CDS encoding AAA family ATPase, producing the protein MSGTGKTTTLRELARRGHRTVDTDDEWNEWRTAPDGPDWVWREDRIQALLDTAGPAPLILSGCHSNQGLFHRQFQAVVPLSAPLPVLLTRVQASITTSHRRPRPHRGPRQLGRAAAAPHRDHRTEHRHPGASAGGRPDRGAVLPAGALSGLRWSGLACML; encoded by the coding sequence ATGTCCGGCACCGGGAAAACCACGACCCTGCGGGAACTCGCCCGGCGCGGGCACCGCACTGTGGACACCGACGACGAATGGAACGAATGGAGAACTGCGCCTGACGGCCCAGACTGGGTGTGGCGCGAGGACCGCATTCAGGCCCTGCTTGACACCGCCGGGCCCGCCCCTCTGATCCTGAGCGGCTGCCACAGCAACCAGGGCCTCTTTCACCGGCAATTCCAGGCTGTGGTGCCCCTCAGCGCCCCCCTGCCGGTGCTGCTCACCCGCGTGCAGGCCAGCATCACCACCTCCCACCGAAGACCGCGCCCGCACCGCGGACCACGTCAGCTGGGTCGAGCCGCTGCTGCGCCACACCGCGACCACCGAACTGAACACCGACACCCTGGCGCCAGCGCAGGTGGCCGACCGGATCGAGGCGCTGTTCTTCCCGCCGGCGCCCTGAGCGGCCTCAGGTGGTCCGGGTTGGCCTGCATGCTCTAG
- a CDS encoding DNA-formamidopyrimidine glycosylase translates to MPELPEVETTRKKIEPLLLGRTILEVSHDAPHRYRDTHLAAGRRVTALSRRGKYLMLHLAAADAAQDAPHDLEFIVHLGMTGGFRMERGKHTRVTLRTDAGELHFDDPRRFGKMAVVPAGKYAGMPTLTAMGPEPLSDAFREEDFVALAARAGAVKPWLLSQKPVSGVGNIYADESLWQARIHPAQTRLTRGEAGRLYHAVRDVMGRAVDAGGSSLGSGEGNYRQHDGLSGLFQHSHVVYGRSGEPCPRCGTPIEKMVLAQRGTHFCPQCQPLRREERA, encoded by the coding sequence ATGCCGGAACTGCCGGAAGTGGAAACCACAAGGAAGAAGATTGAGCCGTTGCTACTGGGCCGCACGATTCTGGAGGTCAGTCACGACGCGCCGCACCGGTACCGGGACACGCACCTGGCGGCCGGGCGGCGCGTGACGGCCCTGTCGCGGCGCGGCAAGTACCTGATGCTGCACCTGGCGGCGGCAGACGCCGCGCAGGACGCGCCGCACGACCTGGAGTTCATCGTGCATCTGGGCATGACCGGGGGGTTCCGCATGGAGCGCGGCAAGCACACCCGGGTGACGCTCCGCACCGATGCGGGCGAACTGCACTTCGACGATCCACGCCGGTTCGGGAAGATGGCGGTGGTGCCGGCCGGTAAGTACGCGGGCATGCCGACCCTGACTGCGATGGGACCTGAGCCGCTGTCAGACGCGTTTCGGGAGGAGGATTTCGTGGCGCTTGCCGCGCGGGCCGGCGCGGTGAAACCCTGGTTGCTGTCGCAGAAGCCCGTGAGTGGGGTGGGGAACATCTACGCGGACGAGAGCCTGTGGCAGGCGCGCATTCACCCGGCGCAGACCCGCCTGACGCGGGGGGAGGCCGGCCGGCTGTACCACGCGGTGCGGGACGTGATGGGCCGCGCCGTGGACGCCGGGGGCAGCAGCCTGGGGTCCGGGGAGGGCAACTACCGGCAGCATGACGGACTGTCGGGGCTGTTTCAGCATTCGCATGTGGTGTACGGCCGGAGTGGGGAGCCCTGCCCGCGCTGCGGCACGCCCATTGAGAAGATGGTGCTCGCGCAGCGCGGCACGCATTTCTGCCCGCAGTGCCAGCCGCTGCGGCGGGAGGAGCGCGCGTGA
- a CDS encoding VOC family protein → MTALLLDHVAIATPDLDAGSAPYDALGLHPEGPDEDVPTQGVRVRAYQVGETLIELLMPTRPDSPIAAFLERRGPGLHHTAYRVANLTAEMTRLKAQGARFLQDAPTPGRAGSQVAFLHPRWGQGTLIELVEHPAGRHP, encoded by the coding sequence ATGACTGCCCTGCTGCTGGATCACGTGGCCATCGCCACGCCGGACCTCGACGCGGGTTCAGCGCCCTACGACGCGCTGGGCCTGCACCCCGAAGGCCCGGATGAGGACGTCCCCACCCAGGGCGTGCGCGTGCGCGCCTACCAGGTGGGGGAGACCCTGATCGAGCTGCTGATGCCCACCCGCCCGGACAGCCCAATCGCCGCGTTCCTGGAGCGCCGGGGACCCGGCCTGCACCACACGGCGTACCGCGTCGCAAACCTGACTGCCGAGATGACGCGCCTGAAGGCCCAAGGAGCCCGTTTCCTGCAGGACGCCCCCACACCGGGCCGCGCGGGCTCACAGGTGGCCTTCCTGCACCCCAGATGGGGCCAGGGCACCCTGATCGAACTGGTCGAGCACCCCGCCGGCAGGCACCCTTGA